One stretch of Rosistilla oblonga DNA includes these proteins:
- a CDS encoding PVC-type heme-binding CxxCH protein — protein MIRNSRILLPFLLAGFSAPSVWAQRELTDIPKPDPQAEMAAMQLDPQIEINLFASDPMIKKPIQMNFDSDGRLWVASSEVYPQIEPGAPATDKIIVLQDTTGDGVADQSQVFADDLLIPTGVLPGDGGVYVANSTELIHLSDTDGDGRADQRRVVLSGFGTEDTHHLLHTLRWGPDGCLYMNQSIYIHSHVETPYGTRHLNGGGIWRYRPETQSLEVMCKGLVNPWGHVFDAYGQSFATDGAGVEGINYVFPGAVFMTSPGAVRHLHGLNPGSPKHCGLEVLSGTHIPADWHGDLVTNDFRGHRVCRFTVRPQGSGYNSRQQPELIVSQHVAFRPIDARMGPDGAIYIADWYNPIIQHGEVDFRDDRRDRGHGRIWRLTFKNSPLMKPTPTGELSDPALISLLESPALWLRQFARQELKTRNSDQVLESLAQWLGEASDDAVRLNRQFEAMWVRECLDRPDAELLQTLAGCDNEHFRAAAVRYIGLRREELPDALSWLKKAVADPNPQVRLEAVGALGEIGTAEAAAIALSALDQPLDENIDFALWSALRKSQSQWIEAIAAGSFDTQQKPERLEFAIRAAATPAVVAPIVAAIRNGGIDAARSTALLNALASAADAASLNDLLQIILDPQRKFSDADRAALIAAVVRQKETRNVMPSQGPALLKAFAENASLESDSPGEQALLKAIGLWKAAELQPIVLAAIQRAQASDSLPAVALATLGQLASEASLKKLTAIANDGQADPAWRIAAIEALVGPRPNLAAREAWELMASRDQAPWGEQAIRGTLRRKGGPGRLLQTLAGVKLPSDAARAAIHEVRAAGNHPTLEDAIREAGKLDDASWKMSAELTQQLTAAVHESGDPAKGEAIFRRSELQCIACHAIGPAGGRVGPNFVSLGGSAQIDYLIESLIDPNAKVKENFHSVVVVVEDGTIVQGIRESETDESLTVRLADGSKKTIPQDTIDQVGEGRSLMAAGLVDSLTRDELVHLVSFLSELGRTPAYTIKTEPIVRSWQKLVYSPEANHLLNRTSVDSVATDNPVLVWENTTTQVDGRVPVAELPKFKQHHTAPPTSFIRFDFESFDDKPIRIALPKTDALKMWVDGKPTPTWNAAELKLGKGKHRVTLAVRRDAISEPFAVKIDSETPVAILDHF, from the coding sequence GTGATCCGCAATTCTCGCATTCTTCTTCCCTTCCTGCTGGCTGGGTTTTCTGCGCCAAGCGTATGGGCACAACGCGAACTTACCGACATTCCGAAGCCGGACCCGCAAGCGGAGATGGCGGCGATGCAGTTGGATCCTCAGATCGAGATCAATCTGTTTGCGTCGGACCCGATGATCAAGAAGCCGATCCAGATGAACTTCGACAGCGATGGCCGGCTGTGGGTCGCCAGCAGCGAAGTCTATCCGCAGATCGAACCGGGGGCCCCGGCGACCGACAAGATCATCGTTCTGCAAGACACGACGGGCGATGGCGTCGCCGATCAAAGCCAGGTCTTCGCCGACGATCTGTTGATCCCAACCGGGGTCCTGCCCGGTGATGGTGGAGTCTATGTGGCCAACAGCACCGAACTGATTCATCTGAGCGATACCGATGGGGATGGGCGAGCGGATCAGCGGCGAGTCGTCTTGAGCGGGTTTGGCACCGAGGACACGCACCATCTGCTGCACACGCTGCGGTGGGGCCCCGACGGTTGCCTCTACATGAACCAATCGATCTACATCCACAGCCATGTCGAAACGCCTTACGGCACTCGGCATCTCAACGGCGGTGGGATCTGGCGATATCGCCCCGAGACGCAGTCGTTGGAGGTGATGTGCAAAGGCTTGGTCAATCCGTGGGGGCATGTGTTTGACGCCTATGGGCAATCGTTCGCCACCGACGGCGCTGGCGTCGAAGGGATCAACTACGTCTTTCCGGGAGCTGTGTTTATGACCAGCCCCGGCGCGGTGCGGCACTTGCACGGGCTTAACCCCGGCAGCCCCAAGCACTGCGGTTTGGAAGTCCTTTCGGGGACGCATATCCCAGCCGACTGGCACGGCGATCTGGTTACCAACGACTTCCGCGGCCATCGCGTCTGCCGGTTCACCGTTCGCCCGCAGGGGAGCGGTTACAATTCGCGACAGCAGCCGGAGTTGATCGTCAGCCAACACGTCGCGTTTCGTCCGATCGACGCGCGGATGGGCCCCGACGGCGCGATCTACATCGCCGATTGGTACAACCCGATCATCCAGCACGGCGAAGTCGATTTCCGCGACGACCGCCGCGATCGCGGCCACGGGCGGATCTGGCGTCTGACGTTCAAGAACTCGCCGCTGATGAAGCCCACGCCGACCGGCGAGCTCTCCGATCCAGCGCTGATCAGTCTGTTGGAAAGCCCTGCGTTGTGGCTGCGGCAATTCGCGCGTCAGGAGCTCAAGACGCGCAACTCCGACCAAGTGCTCGAATCGCTGGCCCAGTGGCTGGGCGAGGCGAGTGACGACGCGGTTCGACTGAATCGCCAGTTCGAAGCGATGTGGGTTCGCGAATGCCTCGATCGCCCCGACGCGGAGCTTTTGCAGACGCTTGCCGGTTGCGACAACGAGCACTTCCGCGCCGCTGCGGTCCGTTACATCGGCTTGCGTCGCGAGGAGCTGCCCGACGCGCTCTCATGGCTAAAGAAAGCTGTCGCCGATCCAAATCCGCAAGTTCGGCTGGAAGCAGTTGGTGCGTTGGGCGAGATCGGAACGGCCGAAGCCGCAGCGATCGCACTGTCGGCGCTCGATCAACCGCTCGATGAAAACATCGACTTTGCACTCTGGAGCGCTCTGCGGAAATCGCAGTCGCAGTGGATCGAAGCGATCGCGGCGGGAAGCTTCGACACGCAACAGAAACCAGAGCGGCTGGAGTTTGCGATTCGCGCTGCGGCTACGCCAGCGGTGGTCGCGCCGATCGTCGCGGCGATTCGCAACGGCGGGATCGACGCGGCCCGGTCGACGGCGCTGTTGAACGCGTTGGCGAGCGCTGCTGACGCCGCATCGCTAAACGATCTTCTGCAGATCATCTTGGATCCCCAGCGGAAGTTCTCCGATGCCGACCGCGCGGCGCTGATCGCTGCCGTCGTGCGACAGAAGGAAACGCGGAACGTAATGCCATCGCAGGGGCCAGCGTTGCTAAAAGCCTTCGCGGAAAACGCCTCTCTCGAATCCGATTCGCCGGGCGAGCAAGCGTTGCTCAAGGCGATCGGGTTGTGGAAAGCTGCCGAATTGCAGCCGATCGTGTTGGCGGCGATTCAGCGTGCTCAGGCAAGCGACTCGTTGCCCGCAGTCGCTCTGGCGACCTTGGGGCAATTGGCATCGGAGGCTTCGTTGAAGAAGCTGACCGCGATCGCAAACGATGGCCAGGCCGATCCCGCGTGGCGGATCGCTGCGATCGAAGCGCTCGTTGGACCTCGCCCCAACCTAGCGGCACGAGAGGCTTGGGAATTGATGGCGTCGCGCGATCAAGCGCCTTGGGGTGAGCAAGCGATCCGCGGGACGCTGCGTCGCAAGGGCGGACCTGGGCGATTGCTGCAAACGCTCGCCGGCGTGAAACTGCCTAGCGATGCGGCGCGTGCGGCGATCCACGAGGTCCGCGCCGCGGGGAACCATCCGACGTTGGAGGATGCGATTCGCGAAGCGGGCAAACTGGATGATGCCAGTTGGAAGATGTCCGCAGAGCTTACCCAGCAGTTGACCGCCGCGGTCCACGAATCGGGCGATCCTGCTAAGGGAGAAGCGATCTTCCGACGCAGCGAACTGCAGTGCATCGCTTGTCACGCGATCGGACCGGCTGGTGGACGCGTTGGTCCCAACTTTGTCAGCTTGGGCGGCAGCGCCCAGATCGATTATCTGATCGAATCGCTGATCGACCCGAACGCTAAGGTCAAAGAGAACTTCCATTCGGTTGTCGTCGTCGTCGAAGACGGAACGATCGTGCAGGGGATTCGCGAATCGGAGACCGATGAATCGCTGACGGTTCGCTTGGCCGACGGCAGCAAAAAGACGATCCCTCAAGATACGATCGATCAGGTCGGCGAAGGGCGTTCGTTGATGGCCGCCGGACTTGTCGATTCGCTGACTCGCGACGAACTGGTTCATTTGGTCAGCTTCCTTTCCGAACTAGGACGGACCCCGGCCTACACGATAAAGACCGAGCCGATCGTCCGTTCATGGCAGAAGCTCGTCTATTCGCCCGAGGCGAACCATCTGCTCAACCGCACCAGCGTCGATTCGGTCGCTACCGACAACCCGGTGCTGGTTTGGGAAAACACGACGACTCAAGTCGACGGCCGCGTGCCGGTGGCAGAGTTGCCGAAGTTCAAGCAGCATCACACCGCGCCGCCAACCTCGTTTATCCGGTTCGACTTCGAATCGTTTGACGACAAACCGATTCGGATCGCGCTGCCCAAGACCGACGCGCTGAAGATGTGGGTCGATGGGAAACCGACGCCGACCTGGAACGCTGCGGAATTGAAGCTCGGCAAGGGGAAACATCGCGTCACGCTAGCGGTCCGCCGCGATGCGATCAGCGAACCGTTTGCCGTAAAGATCGATTCGGAAACGCCGGTTGCGATCCTCGATCACTTTTAA
- a CDS encoding alpha/beta hydrolase — protein MKQHPRAITLASDSTLKTTIGLRVFLIMCCVAAMSVAAWGQGPAFDPLAPGNRRPMPTPQQPNTPPARPAQAAPTGRPVASVPPKTTRPNTSNKRKKIPEELKPRLEKITTKDGVQLQIGYFPSDKGKKAPTVLLVHEWSGQTSPYVPLAFKLQAEGCAVALLDIRGHGRSRVMGPDGKPIEVDRATKRDLEAVVALDMEAAKKFLRTENDAEKLNLNALAVIGIEEGSLLALNWAMMDWNWPSIGTKKQGQDVKALVLVSPIKSVNGVSGDMATRHPAISRLPVMIVSGSSISENSEANRLSKLFERARVTGKYNNAQPLPVKAMRVRANLSGVDLILRGPGVVDGIASFVKENLVDNMDVLPWVQRNDD, from the coding sequence ATGAAACAACATCCCCGCGCAATCACGTTGGCCAGCGACTCAACCCTCAAAACGACCATCGGATTACGGGTCTTCTTGATCATGTGTTGCGTTGCGGCGATGTCGGTAGCGGCTTGGGGACAGGGACCCGCTTTCGATCCCCTGGCACCTGGCAACCGCAGACCGATGCCGACTCCGCAGCAGCCCAATACGCCGCCGGCACGTCCGGCTCAAGCCGCCCCAACGGGCCGCCCTGTCGCGTCGGTTCCGCCCAAGACAACCCGCCCGAACACTTCGAATAAACGGAAGAAGATCCCCGAGGAACTGAAGCCGCGGTTAGAAAAGATCACGACCAAAGATGGTGTCCAACTGCAGATCGGTTATTTCCCTTCGGACAAAGGAAAAAAAGCACCTACCGTGCTGCTGGTCCACGAGTGGTCGGGGCAAACCAGTCCTTACGTTCCGTTGGCATTTAAACTGCAAGCCGAAGGGTGTGCCGTGGCGCTGCTGGATATCCGCGGCCACGGTCGCAGCCGCGTGATGGGCCCCGATGGGAAACCTATCGAAGTCGACCGCGCCACGAAACGAGATCTCGAAGCGGTTGTCGCGCTGGATATGGAAGCTGCCAAGAAGTTCCTTCGCACCGAAAACGACGCGGAGAAACTGAACCTCAACGCGTTGGCAGTGATCGGGATCGAAGAGGGATCGCTGCTGGCACTCAACTGGGCGATGATGGATTGGAATTGGCCATCGATCGGAACCAAAAAGCAGGGTCAAGACGTCAAGGCGTTGGTGCTGGTTTCGCCGATCAAATCGGTCAACGGCGTCAGCGGCGACATGGCCACTCGCCATCCTGCGATCAGCCGCCTGCCGGTGATGATCGTCTCGGGCAGTTCGATCAGCGAAAACTCCGAAGCGAACCGCTTATCGAAGCTGTTCGAGCGAGCTCGCGTGACCGGCAAATACAACAACGCTCAGCCGTTGCCCGTCAAAGCGATGCGAGTGCGAGCGAATCTGTCGGGCGTCGACTTGATCCTGCGTGGTCCGGGAGTCGTCGATGGGATCGCCAGCTTCGTCAAAGAAAACCTTGTCGACAACATGGACGTCCTGCCTTGGGTTCAACGCAACGACGACTGA
- a CDS encoding acyl-CoA desaturase, which produces MSTEAIEAPDQESDDSNPSAANASGRPPRVDIPETAKPPQLQVSYALVIGLVHVAALMVAIPPMAGYLFSWSGLVLAIAGHFFYGMIGINVCYHRLLTHRGFKCPLWLEHSLAVLGICNLQDSPARWVAIHRMHHQHSDHQPDPHTPKAGFWWSHVGWVLYRNRDHDTTSHFERYVRDLLRDPFYLKLEARWRWFGIFATHALLYYLIGSAVGYFMTGTLAGAVQLGLSWFFWGVMVRVVIVLHGTWAVNSLTHVIGYRNYETRDDSRNHWLIAMLTHGEGWHNNHHASPRAAMHGHRWWEYDMAWSVIRMMEIVGLATDVVRPGKTAEPADW; this is translated from the coding sequence ATGTCTACCGAAGCGATCGAAGCCCCCGATCAGGAATCCGACGATTCGAATCCCTCCGCGGCGAATGCGTCCGGGCGCCCGCCGCGCGTCGATATTCCCGAAACCGCCAAACCACCACAGTTGCAGGTTTCGTACGCGTTGGTGATCGGGCTGGTTCACGTCGCCGCGTTGATGGTTGCGATCCCGCCGATGGCCGGATACCTGTTCTCGTGGTCGGGACTTGTGCTCGCGATCGCCGGCCACTTTTTCTACGGCATGATTGGGATCAACGTCTGCTACCACCGTCTGCTAACGCACCGCGGCTTTAAGTGCCCGCTGTGGCTGGAACACAGCCTAGCAGTCTTAGGAATCTGCAACCTGCAGGACAGTCCCGCCCGTTGGGTTGCGATCCACCGCATGCACCATCAGCACAGCGATCATCAGCCCGATCCGCACACGCCGAAAGCCGGTTTTTGGTGGTCGCACGTCGGTTGGGTGCTCTACCGAAACCGCGACCACGACACGACCAGCCACTTCGAACGCTACGTCCGCGATCTGTTGCGGGACCCGTTCTACTTGAAGCTGGAAGCGCGATGGCGATGGTTTGGGATCTTCGCCACCCATGCTCTGCTGTATTATCTGATCGGTTCGGCGGTTGGGTACTTCATGACCGGAACGCTCGCCGGTGCGGTTCAGTTGGGCCTTAGCTGGTTCTTCTGGGGCGTGATGGTTCGAGTTGTGATCGTTCTGCACGGCACATGGGCTGTCAATTCGCTGACCCACGTGATCGGATACCGCAATTACGAGACGCGCGACGACAGCCGTAACCACTGGTTGATCGCGATGTTGACCCACGGAGAAGGCTGGCACAACAACCACCACGCCAGCCCTCGGGCTGCGATGCACGGACATCGCTGGTGGGAATACGACATGGCTTGGTCGGTGATCCGGATGATGGAAATCGTCGGATTGGCGACCGATGTCGTGCGACCAGGCAAGACGGCTGAACCAGCCGATTGGTGA
- a CDS encoding pentapeptide repeat-containing protein: MQLVEHALVGDIVLSDNRIDRVRSVVSGFRFCCRDILDHRVDRCVFAGKFFRRRQRADQLVIRDLVARLLYARHVGSLHIIGSGSGIVIGDLVDRISGHVEAVVFVVIIVVVVEAVFVVGVDSYFIDSYFIDSYFIDCNFIDCNFIDCNFIDCNFIDCNFVVAEVGVVVVVSVVDIFRGGKIVVDDVVVDNIVEVDGLSEHFVGDRFITLGIDVAGEFSEFRVIGFGFREELRVARCEICGGIGEIVVDRGDIVCQSFSILSFGRHDRFDFDFVEHFSQQGFGFFDRGIDCCGLDNFRFRDLKRFGGLIRIGFVQIVAYGNFRRRWLWHSELFGLLRYLVGIGCGRVVSARDDGVFTWVVVGFRMIPTLECKQVIIVVVSHRLVIGPVEDFNIRFASTYFFNRVDGRDVGVRINGVVVRGLNRSDLSCGFIILGRCRGNVAWQLDEVLGDAGFRRIDLDQNDIGRRKVVRLVFFVERQRSFKFFVRNITRRLGLLGVARTICYFGRFDQQHRIDIDSFACDLSVGRCDRRSIDQFQFGCSVCSNFALDGFWQFGDASDRLLNIGLRIDDSRPRGVMRSSLRTDLVVPANDRQRRATFDSYGSQSDGAQE; encoded by the coding sequence ATGCAACTCGTCGAGCATGCATTGGTTGGGGACATCGTTTTGAGCGACAACCGGATCGACCGCGTCCGCAGCGTCGTCAGCGGCTTCCGCTTCTGCTGCCGCGATATCTTGGATCACCGCGTCGATCGCTGCGTCTTCGCTGGCAAGTTCTTCCGACGCCGGCAGCGGGCCGACCAGCTCGTAATCCGCGATCTCGTCGCTCGACTGCTCTACGCTCGCCACGTCGGCAGCCTGCACATCATCGGCAGCGGCAGCGGCATCGTCATCGGCGACCTCGTCGATCGAATCAGCGGCCACGTCGAAGCCGTAGTATTCGTCGTAATAATCGTAGTCGTAGTAGAAGCCGTATTCGTGGTCGGCGTCGACAGCTACTTCATCGACAGCTACTTCATCGACAGCTACTTCATCGACTGCAACTTCATCGACTGCAACTTCATCGACTGCAACTTCATCGACTGCAACTTCATCGACTGCAACTTCGTGGTCGCCGAAGTAGGTGTAGTCGTGGTTGTATCCGTCGTCGATATTTTCCGCGGAGGCAAGATCGTCGTTGACGACGTCGTCGTAGACAACATCGTCGAGGTCGACGGCTTGAGCGAGCATTTCGTCGGCGATCGATTCATCACCCTCGGCATCGATGTCGCTGGCGAATTCAGCGAATTCCGAGTCATCGGCTTCGGTTTCCGAGAAGAACTCCGCGTCGCTCGCTGCGAGATCTGCGGCGGCATCGGCGAGATCGTTGTTGATCGCGGCGACATCGTTTGCCAAAGCTTCAGCATCTTGAGCTTCGGCCGCCATGATCGCTTCGACTTCGATTTCGTCGAGCACTTCAGCCAGCAGGGCTTCGGCTTCTTCGACCGCGGGATCGATTGCTGCGGGCTGGATAACTTCCGCTTCCGCGATCTCAAGCGATTCGGCGGGCTCATCCGAATCGGCTTCGTTCAGATCGTCGCTTACGGCAATTTCCGCCGCCGGTGGCTGTGGCATTCCGAGCTCTTCGGCTTGTTGCGATACCTCGTCGGCATCGGTTGCGGCCGCGTCGTCAGTGCTCGGGACGATGGCGTCTTCACTTGGGTCGTTGTCGGATTCCGCATGATCCCAACCCTCGAGTGCAAACAGGTCATCATCGTTGTAGTCAGCCACCGGCTGGTCATCGGCCCCGTCGAAGACTTCAACATCCGATTCGCCAGCACGTACTTCTTCAACCGCGTCGATGGTCGCGACGTCGGGGTGCGAATCAATGGAGTCGTCGTCAGGGGCTTGAACCGCAGCGATCTCAGCTGCGGCTTCATTATCCTGGGGCGCTGTCGCGGCAACGTCGCTTGGCAGCTCGACGAAGTTCTTGGCGACGCGGGCTTCCGCAGGATAGATCTCGACCAAAACGATATCGGTCGAAGGAAGGTCGTACGGTTGGTATTCTTCGTTGAGAGACAAAGAAGTTTCAAATTCTTCGTTCGGAATATCACGAGACGCCTCGGCTTGCTCGGCGTCGCTAGAACCATCTGCTATTTCGGTCGTTTCGATCAACAGCACCGAATCGACATCGACAGCTTCGCTTGCGACCTCAGCGTCGGCCGATGTGATCGAAGGAGCATCGACCAGTTCCAATTCGGGTGCAGCGTCTGCAGCAACTTCGCTCTCGACGGCTTCTGGCAATTCGGCGACGCGAGCGATCGGTTGCTCAACATCGGCCTGCGGATCGACGATTCGCGGCCCCGCGGTGTCATGCGTTCCAGCCTGCGGACAGATCTGGTTGTTCCAGCGAACGATCGCCAACGGCGTGCTACTTTCGATAGCTACGGGAGCCAGAGCGATGGGGCCCAGGAATGA
- a CDS encoding flavoprotein has translation MNQASSTTNTTPRVVVGIGGGIAAFKAASLVSQLVQGGIEVRVVMTAASEQFIGTNTLAALSGHPVATTGYAPTIWPLGPHIELSRDCDLLCIAPATADLIGKFAHGIADNLLTTLYLQATCPVLIAPAMSDQMWSKPAVQRNIRQLAEDGVQQIGPEEGWLSCRKRGAGRMSEPDAIAQKVRDLISQA, from the coding sequence ATGAACCAAGCATCTTCAACCACCAACACCACTCCGCGGGTCGTCGTCGGGATCGGCGGTGGCATCGCCGCGTTTAAGGCAGCCAGTCTGGTCAGCCAGTTGGTGCAAGGCGGTATCGAGGTTCGCGTCGTGATGACAGCCGCCAGCGAGCAGTTCATCGGAACCAATACGCTCGCTGCACTCTCGGGACATCCCGTTGCAACGACTGGCTACGCCCCAACGATCTGGCCACTGGGGCCGCACATCGAACTGTCCCGCGATTGCGATCTGTTATGCATCGCCCCGGCAACCGCCGATCTGATCGGCAAGTTCGCCCACGGGATCGCCGACAACCTGCTGACGACGCTCTATCTGCAAGCCACCTGCCCCGTGTTGATCGCCCCGGCGATGAGCGATCAGATGTGGAGCAAACCGGCGGTCCAGCGGAACATTCGCCAATTGGCAGAAGATGGCGTCCAACAGATCGGTCCCGAAGAGGGCTGGTTGAGCTGCCGGAAACGTGGGGCGGGTCGGATGAGCGAACCCGACGCGATCGCACAGAAGGTGCGTGATCTGATTTCACAAGCTTAA
- a CDS encoding FHA domain-containing protein — protein sequence MTIEPVNNIEPSNRSWLIGSGDDCDVVIDHPKVSKHHCQLTRTGDRLSIQDVNSENGTWIDGVPYVGPKPIRRGSSIMLGETVEMLWPVDLIEFKSVIAIGRSQDNDVVLDKPNVSGRHARLIDDGTALWIEDCGSTNGVALNRPDNLVRHHRVVSGDAIYLGSTRITIDRILQVGLARESVNGQEFADRLAEKMLTTTLVSDAERARQRKFRSALMTCVAIGSILFGAACAVYFAKLTEPAGKSSERVPNAVR from the coding sequence ATGACCATCGAGCCCGTCAACAATATCGAACCCTCCAACCGCAGCTGGTTGATCGGATCCGGCGACGATTGCGACGTCGTGATCGACCATCCCAAGGTTTCCAAGCACCATTGTCAATTGACGCGGACGGGAGATCGGTTGTCGATCCAAGACGTCAACAGCGAAAACGGAACCTGGATCGATGGAGTTCCCTACGTCGGTCCGAAGCCGATTCGCCGCGGGTCTTCGATCATGTTGGGCGAAACGGTAGAGATGTTGTGGCCTGTCGATCTTATCGAGTTTAAATCGGTGATCGCGATCGGTCGTTCGCAAGACAACGACGTCGTGTTGGATAAGCCGAACGTTTCGGGACGGCACGCTCGGTTGATCGACGATGGGACCGCGTTGTGGATCGAAGATTGTGGCAGCACCAACGGCGTGGCGTTGAATCGCCCCGACAATTTGGTGCGTCATCATCGCGTGGTCTCCGGCGATGCGATCTATCTGGGGTCGACGCGGATCACGATCGATCGGATCTTGCAGGTGGGGTTGGCTCGCGAGAGCGTCAACGGGCAAGAGTTTGCCGATCGTTTGGCGGAGAAGATGCTAACGACCACATTGGTCAGCGATGCAGAGCGGGCGCGGCAACGGAAGTTCCGCAGCGCTCTGATGACCTGCGTCGCGATCGGTTCGATTCTGTTCGGGGCTGCGTGCGCTGTCTATTTTGCAAAGCTGACCGAGCCGGCTGGAAAGTCCAGCGAACGGGTTCCAAACGCTGTCCGTTGA
- a CDS encoding ThuA domain-containing protein, with the protein MSWIRRVLVLFTLLGFVGVGRSTLAADPLSLSLRYRTQTDQDSGLFHTLHRDAAWNPKETAIILCDMWDVHSSQNAVRREKQIAPRLQQVVEKLRSEGVTVIHSPSGCMDFYADHEARKRAIDAPKASNLPKEINAWCYKIPEEEAGVYPIDQSDGGRDDDPVEYEAWVKELTAKGLKPLSPWSRQIDVLKIDAGRDYISDSGTEIWNVMEAAGIKNVILAGVHTNMCVLGRPFGLRQMVRNGKNAVLIRDLTDTMYNPASEPKVSHFTGTDLIVEHIEKFVCPTITSDQIIGGSEFRYAEDDRPHVVMLVAEREYATDKSLLAYSVKPLGKSYRVSFVYADAEDKNDLRGSEVIESADLLFVSVRRRTLKTEQLERVRAHIAAGKPVVGIRTASHAFHVRNVDPAEGYSQWTTFDPDVFGGNYTGHHGNKLLPQVTFAAITHPILEDVDRMPYVSGGSLYKVSPLASGTTVLMTGKYEGLPAEPLAWTFTRADGGRSFYTSLGHSSDFEQPGFRVMLENAIGWALDRPAAPKATAKP; encoded by the coding sequence ATGAGTTGGATCCGTCGCGTTCTTGTATTGTTCACGCTGTTGGGATTTGTCGGCGTGGGACGTTCGACACTTGCCGCCGATCCGCTTTCGCTGAGCCTGCGGTATCGGACGCAAACCGATCAAGATTCGGGATTGTTCCACACGCTGCATCGCGACGCCGCTTGGAATCCGAAAGAGACGGCGATCATCTTGTGCGACATGTGGGATGTTCACAGTAGCCAAAACGCGGTGCGGCGAGAAAAGCAGATTGCCCCGCGGTTGCAGCAAGTCGTCGAAAAGCTTCGCAGCGAAGGGGTGACCGTGATTCATTCGCCTAGCGGTTGCATGGATTTCTACGCCGATCACGAAGCGCGAAAGCGAGCGATCGACGCCCCCAAGGCGAGCAATCTTCCTAAAGAGATCAACGCTTGGTGCTACAAGATTCCAGAGGAGGAAGCGGGCGTCTATCCGATCGATCAGAGCGACGGCGGGCGGGACGATGATCCCGTCGAATACGAGGCTTGGGTGAAAGAGCTGACAGCGAAGGGGCTCAAGCCGCTGTCGCCATGGAGTCGCCAGATCGATGTGCTGAAGATCGACGCTGGTCGCGACTACATCAGCGATTCGGGAACGGAGATCTGGAACGTGATGGAAGCCGCGGGGATCAAGAACGTGATCCTGGCCGGCGTGCACACGAACATGTGCGTGTTGGGGCGACCGTTTGGACTGCGTCAGATGGTGCGAAACGGCAAAAACGCCGTATTGATCCGCGATTTGACCGACACGATGTACAATCCGGCTTCGGAGCCAAAGGTCAGTCACTTCACCGGGACCGACTTGATCGTCGAGCATATCGAAAAGTTTGTCTGCCCGACGATCACCAGCGATCAGATCATCGGTGGCAGCGAGTTCCGATACGCCGAGGACGATCGGCCTCACGTGGTGATGCTGGTCGCCGAACGCGAGTATGCGACCGACAAGTCGCTGTTGGCGTATTCGGTCAAGCCGCTCGGAAAGTCGTATCGCGTTAGTTTTGTCTACGCCGATGCCGAAGACAAAAACGATCTGCGCGGCAGCGAGGTGATCGAATCGGCTGACCTTCTATTTGTGAGCGTGCGCCGGCGGACGCTGAAGACGGAGCAATTGGAACGCGTGCGAGCACACATCGCCGCGGGGAAACCGGTCGTGGGAATCCGCACGGCGAGCCATGCGTTTCATGTTCGCAACGTCGACCCGGCCGAAGGTTATTCGCAGTGGACGACGTTTGATCCCGATGTCTTTGGCGGCAACTATACCGGACACCATGGGAACAAGTTGTTGCCGCAAGTCACCTTCGCCGCGATCACGCATCCGATTCTGGAGGATGTCGATCGGATGCCCTATGTCTCGGGCGGATCGCTCTATAAAGTATCGCCATTGGCCAGCGGAACCACTGTGTTGATGACCGGCAAATACGAGGGATTGCCTGCCGAACCGCTGGCGTGGACTTTCACTCGCGCCGACGGCGGGCGATCGTTTTATACATCGCTGGGACATTCGAGCGACTTCGAACAGCCCGGTTTTCGCGTTATGTTAGAAAACGCCATCGGCTGGGCGCTCGATCGTCCCGCCGCACCAAAAGCGACGGCGAAACCTTAA